One region of Pristis pectinata isolate sPriPec2 chromosome 30, sPriPec2.1.pri, whole genome shotgun sequence genomic DNA includes:
- the znf503 gene encoding zinc finger protein 503 isoform X2, with amino-acid sequence MCTICAFQSRIDLKIVCVRLLIIRITATEIGNNSSRGNSSKPFYHSVPPSDPLRQANRLPIKVLKMLTARTGHILHPEYLQPLPSTPVSPIELDAKKSPLALLAQTCSQIGKPDPPPSSKLTSVTSNGTCDKDSGKSAPLKLSDIGVEDKSSFKPYSKHTEKKDSSSSGSSSVSGEKSGFRVPSATCQPFTPRTGSPNSSTSSPMPTDSKGSESQEKKDIDTVKNSSTENSTTTSVSHNRISVSCAGINVEVNQHQETSVSKPIISETSALGSGLVAPVSPYKPGQTVFPLPPASMAYPGTLGAYAGYPHQFVPHGVSLDHAKSSLVGAAQLASSLGCGLSSKPTGSSPLAGASPPSMMTASLCRDPYCLSYHCAAHLAGAASNSCTHDPTALKSGYPLVYPSHPLHAVHTSMSSNAGTPTLTGHHLYPYGFMLPNDPQPHICNWVSANGPCDKRFCTSEELLNHLRTHTAFSGTDKLMAGYPSSSLGSAAAAAAAAAVACHMHLPPTGAPGSPGGLTLRSPHALGLSSRYHPYTKSPLPTHGAPGPVTTLPVPATGHYYSPYALYGQRLTTASALGYQ; translated from the exons ATGTGCACGATATGTGCATTTCAGAGTAGAATCGACCTTAAAATTGTTTGCGTTCGACTATTAATAATCAG AATTACAGCGACTGAAATCGGCAATAACAGCAGCAGAGGAAACAGTAGTAAACCTTTCTACCACTCCGTACCTCCCTCTGACCCTTTAAGACAAGCTAATCGTCTTCCTATCAAGGTTTTGAAAATGCTTACGGCTCGCACCGGACACATTTTGCATCCCGAGTACTTACAACCTTTACCATCTACGCCCGTAAGTCCCATTGAG CTTGATGCGAAAAAGAGTCCTCTGGCACTTTTGGCTCAAACATGCTCTCAGATTGGAAAGCCGGATCCTCCGCCATCCTCCAAGCTCACGTCTGTGACTTCCAATGGTACGTGCGATAAAGACTCCGGAAAATCTGCTCCATTGAAACTTAGTGACATTGGCGTGGAAGACAAGTCGAGTTTTAAACCGTACTCGAAACACACGGAGAAGAAGGATTCCAGTTCCTCGGGCAGTTCCAGCGTTTCTGGGGAGAAATCTGGTTTCCGTGTGCCGAGCGCCACCTGTCAACCATTCACTCCAAGGACAGGCAGTCCAAATTCCAGCACTTCCTCGCCCATGCCCACCGACAGCAAAGGCAGCGAGAGTCAGGAAAAGAAAGACATAGACACCGTAAAAAACAGCTCCACAGAAAATTCCACGACCACCAGTGTCAGCCACAACCGGATTAGTGTCAGCTGCGCTGGGATAAACGTGGAAGTGAATCAGCACCAGGAAACTTCGGTTTCTAAGCCCATTATTTCGGAGACTTCAGCTCTGGGCTCGGGACTTGTTGCCCCTGTTTCGCCCTATAAACCCGGGCAGACTGTCTTTCCATTGCCCCCGGCCAGTATGGCTTATCCTGGGACACTCGGGGCCTACGCCGGCTACCCGCATCAGTTTGTACCGCACGGCGTCAGCTTGGATCACGCCAAATCCAGTCTAGTCGGGGCGGCTCAGCTTGCCAGTTCTTTGGGCTGTGGTCTCTCCAGTAAACCCACTGGTTCCAGCCCACTAGCCGGAGCCTCTCCCCCATCAATGATGACGGCCAGTCTTTGCAGAGATCCCTACTGTCTAAGTTATCACTGCGCTGCCCACCTTGCCGGGGCGGCCAGCAACTCTTGCACCCATGACCCCACCGCTCTGAAGTCTGGATACCCTCTGGTTTATCCCTCTCACCCTCTACATGCCGTTCACACGTCCATGTCCAGCAACGCTGGGACGCCAACCCTGACGGGACACCATTTGTACCCTTATGGTTTCATGCTACCTAACGACCCCCAGCCTCACATCTGCAATTGGGTCTCGGCCAATGGACCATGCGACAAGCGATTTTGCACCTCAGAGGAACTGCTCAACCACTTGCGGACGCACACTGCTTTCTCCGGGACTGACAAACTCATGGCCGGCTACCCAAGTTCGTCTCTGGGCAGTGCGGCGGCGGCGGCAGCTGCAGCAGCCGTGGCTTGTCACATGCACCTCCCACCGACAGGGGCGCCCGGGAGCCCTGGAGGTCTCACACTAAGGAGCCCCCACGCTTTAGGACTCAGCAGCAGATACCACCCGTATACCAAGAGCCCACTGCCGACCCATGGAGCCCCAGGGCCGGTTACCACTCTACCCGTGCCGGCGACAGGACACTATTACTCTCCATACGCACTCTACGGCCAGAGATTAACCACAGCTTCAGCACTGGGCTATCAGTGA
- the znf503 gene encoding zinc finger protein 503 isoform X3 — MLTARTGHILHPEYLQPLPSTPVSPIELDAKKSPLALLAQTCSQIGKPDPPPSSKLTSVTSNGTCDKDSGKSAPLKLSDIGVEDKSSFKPYSKHTEKKDSSSSGSSSVSGEKSGFRVPSATCQPFTPRTGSPNSSTSSPMPTDSKGSESQEKKDIDTVKNSSTENSTTTSVSHNRISVSCAGINVEVNQHQETSVSKPIISETSALGSGLVAPVSPYKPGQTVFPLPPASMAYPGTLGAYAGYPHQFVPHGVSLDHAKSSLVGAAQLASSLGCGLSSKPTGSSPLAGASPPSMMTASLCRDPYCLSYHCAAHLAGAASNSCTHDPTALKSGYPLVYPSHPLHAVHTSMSSNAGTPTLTGHHLYPYGFMLPNDPQPHICNWVSANGPCDKRFCTSEELLNHLRTHTAFSGTDKLMAGYPSSSLGSAAAAAAAAAVACHMHLPPTGAPGSPGGLTLRSPHALGLSSRYHPYTKSPLPTHGAPGPVTTLPVPATGHYYSPYALYGQRLTTASALGYQ; from the exons ATGCTTACGGCTCGCACCGGACACATTTTGCATCCCGAGTACTTACAACCTTTACCATCTACGCCCGTAAGTCCCATTGAG CTTGATGCGAAAAAGAGTCCTCTGGCACTTTTGGCTCAAACATGCTCTCAGATTGGAAAGCCGGATCCTCCGCCATCCTCCAAGCTCACGTCTGTGACTTCCAATGGTACGTGCGATAAAGACTCCGGAAAATCTGCTCCATTGAAACTTAGTGACATTGGCGTGGAAGACAAGTCGAGTTTTAAACCGTACTCGAAACACACGGAGAAGAAGGATTCCAGTTCCTCGGGCAGTTCCAGCGTTTCTGGGGAGAAATCTGGTTTCCGTGTGCCGAGCGCCACCTGTCAACCATTCACTCCAAGGACAGGCAGTCCAAATTCCAGCACTTCCTCGCCCATGCCCACCGACAGCAAAGGCAGCGAGAGTCAGGAAAAGAAAGACATAGACACCGTAAAAAACAGCTCCACAGAAAATTCCACGACCACCAGTGTCAGCCACAACCGGATTAGTGTCAGCTGCGCTGGGATAAACGTGGAAGTGAATCAGCACCAGGAAACTTCGGTTTCTAAGCCCATTATTTCGGAGACTTCAGCTCTGGGCTCGGGACTTGTTGCCCCTGTTTCGCCCTATAAACCCGGGCAGACTGTCTTTCCATTGCCCCCGGCCAGTATGGCTTATCCTGGGACACTCGGGGCCTACGCCGGCTACCCGCATCAGTTTGTACCGCACGGCGTCAGCTTGGATCACGCCAAATCCAGTCTAGTCGGGGCGGCTCAGCTTGCCAGTTCTTTGGGCTGTGGTCTCTCCAGTAAACCCACTGGTTCCAGCCCACTAGCCGGAGCCTCTCCCCCATCAATGATGACGGCCAGTCTTTGCAGAGATCCCTACTGTCTAAGTTATCACTGCGCTGCCCACCTTGCCGGGGCGGCCAGCAACTCTTGCACCCATGACCCCACCGCTCTGAAGTCTGGATACCCTCTGGTTTATCCCTCTCACCCTCTACATGCCGTTCACACGTCCATGTCCAGCAACGCTGGGACGCCAACCCTGACGGGACACCATTTGTACCCTTATGGTTTCATGCTACCTAACGACCCCCAGCCTCACATCTGCAATTGGGTCTCGGCCAATGGACCATGCGACAAGCGATTTTGCACCTCAGAGGAACTGCTCAACCACTTGCGGACGCACACTGCTTTCTCCGGGACTGACAAACTCATGGCCGGCTACCCAAGTTCGTCTCTGGGCAGTGCGGCGGCGGCGGCAGCTGCAGCAGCCGTGGCTTGTCACATGCACCTCCCACCGACAGGGGCGCCCGGGAGCCCTGGAGGTCTCACACTAAGGAGCCCCCACGCTTTAGGACTCAGCAGCAGATACCACCCGTATACCAAGAGCCCACTGCCGACCCATGGAGCCCCAGGGCCGGTTACCACTCTACCCGTGCCGGCGACAGGACACTATTACTCTCCATACGCACTCTACGGCCAGAGATTAACCACAGCTTCAGCACTGGGCTATCAGTGA
- the znf503 gene encoding zinc finger protein 503 isoform X1: MKGSRGILCLKSCPIARESEYLLAGITATEIGNNSSRGNSSKPFYHSVPPSDPLRQANRLPIKVLKMLTARTGHILHPEYLQPLPSTPVSPIELDAKKSPLALLAQTCSQIGKPDPPPSSKLTSVTSNGTCDKDSGKSAPLKLSDIGVEDKSSFKPYSKHTEKKDSSSSGSSSVSGEKSGFRVPSATCQPFTPRTGSPNSSTSSPMPTDSKGSESQEKKDIDTVKNSSTENSTTTSVSHNRISVSCAGINVEVNQHQETSVSKPIISETSALGSGLVAPVSPYKPGQTVFPLPPASMAYPGTLGAYAGYPHQFVPHGVSLDHAKSSLVGAAQLASSLGCGLSSKPTGSSPLAGASPPSMMTASLCRDPYCLSYHCAAHLAGAASNSCTHDPTALKSGYPLVYPSHPLHAVHTSMSSNAGTPTLTGHHLYPYGFMLPNDPQPHICNWVSANGPCDKRFCTSEELLNHLRTHTAFSGTDKLMAGYPSSSLGSAAAAAAAAAVACHMHLPPTGAPGSPGGLTLRSPHALGLSSRYHPYTKSPLPTHGAPGPVTTLPVPATGHYYSPYALYGQRLTTASALGYQ; the protein is encoded by the exons ATGAAAGGAAGCCGCGGCATTTTGTGTCTGAAAAGCTGCCCAATCGCCCGAGAGTCTGAATACTTATTAGCCGG AATTACAGCGACTGAAATCGGCAATAACAGCAGCAGAGGAAACAGTAGTAAACCTTTCTACCACTCCGTACCTCCCTCTGACCCTTTAAGACAAGCTAATCGTCTTCCTATCAAGGTTTTGAAAATGCTTACGGCTCGCACCGGACACATTTTGCATCCCGAGTACTTACAACCTTTACCATCTACGCCCGTAAGTCCCATTGAG CTTGATGCGAAAAAGAGTCCTCTGGCACTTTTGGCTCAAACATGCTCTCAGATTGGAAAGCCGGATCCTCCGCCATCCTCCAAGCTCACGTCTGTGACTTCCAATGGTACGTGCGATAAAGACTCCGGAAAATCTGCTCCATTGAAACTTAGTGACATTGGCGTGGAAGACAAGTCGAGTTTTAAACCGTACTCGAAACACACGGAGAAGAAGGATTCCAGTTCCTCGGGCAGTTCCAGCGTTTCTGGGGAGAAATCTGGTTTCCGTGTGCCGAGCGCCACCTGTCAACCATTCACTCCAAGGACAGGCAGTCCAAATTCCAGCACTTCCTCGCCCATGCCCACCGACAGCAAAGGCAGCGAGAGTCAGGAAAAGAAAGACATAGACACCGTAAAAAACAGCTCCACAGAAAATTCCACGACCACCAGTGTCAGCCACAACCGGATTAGTGTCAGCTGCGCTGGGATAAACGTGGAAGTGAATCAGCACCAGGAAACTTCGGTTTCTAAGCCCATTATTTCGGAGACTTCAGCTCTGGGCTCGGGACTTGTTGCCCCTGTTTCGCCCTATAAACCCGGGCAGACTGTCTTTCCATTGCCCCCGGCCAGTATGGCTTATCCTGGGACACTCGGGGCCTACGCCGGCTACCCGCATCAGTTTGTACCGCACGGCGTCAGCTTGGATCACGCCAAATCCAGTCTAGTCGGGGCGGCTCAGCTTGCCAGTTCTTTGGGCTGTGGTCTCTCCAGTAAACCCACTGGTTCCAGCCCACTAGCCGGAGCCTCTCCCCCATCAATGATGACGGCCAGTCTTTGCAGAGATCCCTACTGTCTAAGTTATCACTGCGCTGCCCACCTTGCCGGGGCGGCCAGCAACTCTTGCACCCATGACCCCACCGCTCTGAAGTCTGGATACCCTCTGGTTTATCCCTCTCACCCTCTACATGCCGTTCACACGTCCATGTCCAGCAACGCTGGGACGCCAACCCTGACGGGACACCATTTGTACCCTTATGGTTTCATGCTACCTAACGACCCCCAGCCTCACATCTGCAATTGGGTCTCGGCCAATGGACCATGCGACAAGCGATTTTGCACCTCAGAGGAACTGCTCAACCACTTGCGGACGCACACTGCTTTCTCCGGGACTGACAAACTCATGGCCGGCTACCCAAGTTCGTCTCTGGGCAGTGCGGCGGCGGCGGCAGCTGCAGCAGCCGTGGCTTGTCACATGCACCTCCCACCGACAGGGGCGCCCGGGAGCCCTGGAGGTCTCACACTAAGGAGCCCCCACGCTTTAGGACTCAGCAGCAGATACCACCCGTATACCAAGAGCCCACTGCCGACCCATGGAGCCCCAGGGCCGGTTACCACTCTACCCGTGCCGGCGACAGGACACTATTACTCTCCATACGCACTCTACGGCCAGAGATTAACCACAGCTTCAGCACTGGGCTATCAGTGA